tctctataaaaataaatgtttaattattaataataattgattatttgttattaCAGTGCGTATGTTACGTGAAGAATTACAATTACTCCAAGAACAAGGTTCTTATGTCGGAGAAGTCGTTAAACCAATGGATAAAAAGAAGGTATTAGTAAAAGTACACCCAGAAGGCAAATTTGTCGTCGATTTAGACAAAAACATTGACATAAATGATGTAACACCAAACTCGCGTGTTGCCTTGAGAAATGAGAGCTACACACTTCACAAAATTCTTCCCAATAAAGTTGATCCGTTGGTATCGCTGATGATGGTTGAAAAAGTACCCGACTCAACCTACGAGATGGTCGGAGGTCTTGACAAACAGATAAAAGAGATAAAGGAAGTCATTGAACTGCCGGTTAAGCATCCGGAATTATTTGATGCTCTGGGAATCGCACAGCCGAAGGGTGTACTTTTGTACGGGCCACCTGGTACTGGTAAGACTTTGCTCGCGCGAGCGGTTGCTCATCACACAGAGTGTACGTTCATCAGAGTCTCCGGATCCGAGCTGGTGCAGAAATTCATCGGAGAAGGATCGCGTATGGTCCGCGAGCTGTTCGTGATGGCCCGCGAGCACGCGccgtcaattatttttatggatgAAATCGATTCGATCGGTAGCTCGCGTATCGAGTCGGGATCTGGAGGAGATAGCGAAGTACAGCGCACGATGTTGGAGTTACTGAACCAACTTGATGGTTTTGAAgcaactaaaaatatcaaagttaTTATGGCTACCAATCGTATTGATATTCTTGACCCAGCTTTGCTACGTCCTGGTAGAATTGATCGTAAAATTGAATTCCCACCACCAAATGAAGAAGCCAGacttgatattttgaaaattcattcaagaaaaatgaatttgacaCGTGGAATTAATTTAAGGAAAATCGCTGAACTTATGCCTGGGGCTTCCGGTGCTGAAGTCAAGGTATACTTTATTTTgatatacaattaaaaacattgatttgaattttttaatcattaaattactattattttttttgtttattaggGAGTTTGCACAGAAGCAGGAATGTACGCACTTCGTGAACGCCGTGTTCATGTCACTCAAGAAGATTTCGAAATGGCTGTTGCCAAAGTCATGCAAAAAGACTCGGAGAAGAATATGTCCATCAAAAAATtgtggaaataatttttacaccaTTTTTCTGActgttttcattataaaaaatgagtgtggatgtagcagacatcagacaaattttaaattataaatagagtaaataatttaaaaaatatattttttttttaactttatttatgtCGCTTTGTGACATCTAGGTCATCAGCGACTACAAGTTAAAAAAGACTATTCTATCTTGTTGGTATCCATCGCACTCGATCATTAGGTGTATAATGGAAAAaactattcaatttattaataatttaaaatttgtctggtGTCTGCTACAGTCAcgctcataataaaaatacttttaataatttcaaatcataatattcaataaaacaattactataaaataacattgatatgtatttaatgatattatataattaattttttttacttttattttagacAATAAACTAGAGTTATTTCttaagttagcagacaattaagaattttcggatttttttttcaacaaatcaattacaaaaaaaaaaaaaaaaaaattatgtgcatgtagagaattgaaaaagtaacaggtgcaattttttaaacgatcttgaagttagcagacaattcaCAATtgtcggaattttttttcaacagttcaatttaaaagtaaaaaaaaaataaaaatatgcccatgtagaaaattaaaaaaactttaggtgcaattttttaaaatatattttttcgtaattttttgtttttaaaaataatccaaaaacttctagacgtcggctaacttcagtgtcATGGTCTTTCTACGCAGtcgtttgaattttcaatgcGCATTC
The sequence above is drawn from the Microplitis demolitor isolate Queensland-Clemson2020A chromosome 3, iyMicDemo2.1a, whole genome shotgun sequence genome and encodes:
- the LOC103569743 gene encoding 26S proteasome regulatory subunit 8 encodes the protein MTIASKMEVDDKVMKGEGFKQYYITKIEELQLIVSEKGQNLRRLQAQRNELNAKVRMLREELQLLQEQGSYVGEVVKPMDKKKVLVKVHPEGKFVVDLDKNIDINDVTPNSRVALRNESYTLHKILPNKVDPLVSLMMVEKVPDSTYEMVGGLDKQIKEIKEVIELPVKHPELFDALGIAQPKGVLLYGPPGTGKTLLARAVAHHTECTFIRVSGSELVQKFIGEGSRMVRELFVMAREHAPSIIFMDEIDSIGSSRIESGSGGDSEVQRTMLELLNQLDGFEATKNIKVIMATNRIDILDPALLRPGRIDRKIEFPPPNEEARLDILKIHSRKMNLTRGINLRKIAELMPGASGAEVKGVCTEAGMYALRERRVHVTQEDFEMAVAKVMQKDSEKNMSIKKLWK